In the genome of Saprospira sp. CCB-QB6, one region contains:
- the ligA gene encoding NAD-dependent DNA ligase LigA translates to MRYSAQEQKELFERSKALLAQKPLPTEEAVIQELIALITYHEWRYYVLDQPLLSDYEYDQLFRELKRLEAAAPQWVFPHSPTQRVSSDLTEGFPTVEHLTPTLSLENSENMEDLQDFEQRIRRLLPEDFAQNELAYCVEPKFDGGTIVLVYENDQLVRAATRGNGEKGDEITANARAIASIPLQANFSKYGIQKVELRGEALIRKDRFERVNEKRAAAGEALFANPRNAATGCLRLKDPQQVKARALEAFVYQMGFAVNAEAENVLDQFESHWDILACLADLGFKVPTADKERALCPNISAVGDFCAQWEAQREEYAYEIDGMVVKLNNLALQEICGYTSHHPRWAIAYKFTAKEASSVLETVEYQVGRTGAITPVAKIRPVELAGVTVSSVSLHNAEQIAEKDLRIGDHVLVKRAGDVIPQIVKPLEDLRTGEEQPIVFPSNCPVCDSLLERPEGEAVWRCINPDCEAQTLERIKHFVSKGAMDISGFGAAYVEKFYEEGLLHGLADVYRLDYEKIAQFEGFGQRSVAKLQEAIEASKNQPISRLIYALGLRHVGSGNAKILAGVVADIRELKNWNIEQLSELKDVGPKMAQSVYDSFQLPAIQQLLEELGELGLNLKQLEEEKPQEGPKEGPFADKKVLFTGSLQQMSRSEAKKRLLAAGGIAASSVSKNLDFLVVGEKAGSKLKKAQDLGINILTEAEFLAQLDGQS, encoded by the coding sequence ATGCGTTACTCTGCTCAAGAGCAAAAAGAATTATTTGAGCGCTCTAAAGCGCTATTGGCCCAAAAGCCATTGCCTACGGAAGAGGCAGTTATTCAGGAACTTATTGCCTTGATTACCTATCACGAATGGCGGTATTATGTGCTAGATCAGCCGCTGTTGAGTGATTATGAATATGATCAATTATTTCGGGAATTGAAGCGTTTGGAAGCCGCTGCGCCCCAATGGGTTTTTCCGCATTCGCCCACTCAGCGGGTGTCTAGCGACCTGACAGAGGGTTTCCCGACGGTAGAGCATCTTACGCCTACGCTTTCTTTGGAGAACTCTGAAAATATGGAGGATCTTCAGGATTTTGAGCAGCGTATTCGTCGTCTTTTGCCCGAAGATTTTGCCCAAAATGAACTGGCCTATTGCGTAGAACCCAAGTTTGATGGGGGAACAATTGTGCTGGTTTACGAAAACGATCAGTTGGTCCGTGCCGCCACTCGTGGAAATGGCGAAAAAGGCGATGAAATCACGGCTAATGCTCGCGCTATTGCCAGCATTCCTCTACAAGCCAATTTTAGTAAATACGGGATCCAAAAAGTGGAGCTCCGAGGAGAGGCGTTGATCCGAAAAGATCGTTTTGAGCGGGTCAATGAAAAGCGTGCTGCCGCAGGAGAAGCCCTTTTTGCCAATCCACGCAATGCAGCAACAGGCTGTTTGCGCCTTAAAGATCCACAACAAGTAAAAGCCCGTGCCCTAGAGGCTTTTGTCTATCAAATGGGCTTTGCCGTTAATGCTGAAGCCGAAAATGTTTTGGACCAATTTGAGAGCCATTGGGATATTTTGGCTTGCTTGGCCGATCTAGGGTTTAAGGTTCCGACTGCCGATAAAGAGCGGGCCCTTTGCCCCAATATTAGCGCCGTAGGCGATTTTTGCGCTCAATGGGAGGCCCAAAGAGAAGAATATGCCTACGAAATTGATGGCATGGTGGTCAAGCTCAATAACTTGGCCCTACAAGAAATTTGTGGCTATACCAGCCATCACCCTCGCTGGGCTATTGCCTATAAATTTACCGCCAAAGAGGCGAGTTCTGTCCTCGAAACCGTAGAATATCAAGTGGGCCGAACGGGCGCTATTACGCCTGTGGCCAAAATTCGCCCCGTCGAGCTGGCTGGCGTGACCGTGAGCTCGGTTTCTCTACATAATGCCGAGCAAATTGCCGAAAAAGATTTGCGCATTGGCGATCATGTTTTGGTCAAAAGAGCAGGGGATGTAATCCCTCAAATCGTTAAACCCCTAGAAGATTTGCGGACCGGGGAGGAGCAGCCTATCGTTTTCCCAAGCAATTGCCCCGTTTGCGATTCTTTGTTGGAACGGCCCGAAGGCGAAGCTGTTTGGCGCTGCATTAACCCCGATTGTGAGGCCCAAACGCTAGAACGCATCAAGCATTTTGTGTCTAAAGGAGCCATGGATATTTCTGGCTTTGGCGCTGCTTATGTCGAGAAGTTTTATGAGGAAGGTTTATTGCACGGCTTGGCCGATGTTTACCGCCTAGATTATGAAAAAATTGCCCAATTTGAGGGTTTTGGCCAGCGCTCTGTAGCCAAATTACAAGAGGCGATTGAGGCCTCAAAAAATCAACCGATATCCCGCCTCATTTATGCCCTTGGCCTGCGTCATGTCGGTTCGGGCAATGCCAAAATCTTGGCAGGCGTGGTTGCCGATATCCGAGAGCTCAAAAATTGGAACATTGAGCAGCTCAGCGAGCTAAAAGATGTAGGACCCAAAATGGCCCAATCGGTCTATGATAGCTTTCAACTGCCTGCTATCCAACAACTGTTGGAGGAACTTGGCGAACTAGGCCTCAACCTCAAACAACTAGAGGAAGAAAAACCCCAAGAAGGTCCAAAAGAAGGTCCCTTTGCCGATAAAAAGGTTCTTTTTACAGGTAGTTTGCAACAAATGAGCCGCTCCGAAGCTAAAAAACGCCTGCTGGCCGCTGGAGGTATTGCCGCCTCTTCGGTCTCCAAAAATCTAGACTTTTTGGTGGTGGGCGAAAAAGCCGGCTCCAAACTTAAAAAAGCCCAAGATTTGGGCATCAATATCCTTACAGAAGCAGAATTTTTAGCCCAACTAGACGGGCAGTCGTAA
- a CDS encoding YbjN domain-containing protein: MKQLADYQATIEAAIQKLGVDPKVCRTDKDNRWHLHRGNAQIVVLLRESTTFEQKKRPSLVIVSPIVVVPAAIEARQELLELILKTNHQLITESFSLTREQAGHEVVYLSSTYFIEEMSIEEIEYSLSSLSYFALQFSSMLQKRFMGIDNKENAEKEHTPFKLDDE, from the coding sequence ATGAAACAACTAGCTGATTACCAAGCAACCATTGAAGCGGCTATCCAGAAATTGGGCGTAGATCCCAAAGTTTGCCGCACCGACAAAGATAACCGCTGGCATTTGCATCGCGGCAATGCCCAAATTGTGGTCCTCCTCAGAGAATCAACTACTTTTGAGCAGAAAAAACGCCCTAGTCTCGTGATCGTTTCGCCTATCGTTGTGGTGCCCGCCGCTATCGAGGCCCGCCAAGAACTACTCGAGCTGATCCTCAAAACAAACCACCAACTCATTACCGAAAGCTTCTCTCTGACCAGAGAACAGGCTGGCCATGAGGTGGTTTACCTTAGCTCTACCTACTTTATCGAGGAGATGAGCATCGAGGAAATCGAGTACTCGCTCAGTAGCCTCAGCTATTTTGCCCTGCAATTTAGCAGCATGTTGCAAAAGCGCTTTATGGGCATCGACAATAAAGAAAATGCCGAAAAAGAACATACGCCTTTTAAACTAGATGATGAGTAA
- the nadB gene encoding L-aspartate oxidase has product MKKVDILVLGSGVAGLSFAIRMAEKHPQSSIAVLSKTISSESNTSYAQGGVAAVWDDQKDSYQKHIEDTLDAGDGLCDEEIVRIVVEEGPSRVRELIEWGTRFDKEKQEEQYDLGREGGHSENRILHYKDITGWEIQRALIAKAQELPNIEVLEHHFAIDLLTQHHLGRWVTRLSPNIECYGCYALNLKTNQAERILAKATVMASGGAGQVYKSTTNPTIATGDGMAMTYRAKGRVRNMEFVQFHPTALYNPAGENPVFLVSEAVRGFGGILKDAEGQEFMQKYDPRKSLAPRDIVARAIDQEMKNSGSDCMYLDCRHLEQEAFLAHFPNIYEKCKSIGIDPFEQMIPVVPACHYFCGGIETDAWGRSSIHRLYACGECTSTGLHGANRLASNSLLEGLVFADRIAKDLDQKLGEWDWKEGIPAWEATGSQDPKELVLITQSMKELKEIMSSYVGIVRSNLRLERAFSRLRLLYEETEELYNKSRISPALCELRNLITVAYLVTRSAAIRRESRGLHFTTDYPNRQEYLDDTRL; this is encoded by the coding sequence ATGAAGAAAGTAGATATTTTGGTCTTGGGCTCTGGCGTGGCCGGACTCAGCTTTGCCATTCGGATGGCCGAAAAACATCCTCAAAGCAGTATTGCCGTACTGAGCAAAACCATTTCTTCGGAAAGCAATACCAGCTATGCCCAAGGTGGCGTCGCTGCCGTTTGGGACGATCAGAAAGACTCTTATCAAAAGCATATTGAAGACACTTTAGATGCTGGAGATGGCCTTTGTGACGAAGAAATTGTTCGGATTGTAGTGGAAGAAGGCCCTAGTCGAGTGCGTGAACTCATTGAGTGGGGCACCCGATTTGACAAAGAAAAGCAGGAAGAACAGTATGATTTGGGCCGAGAAGGCGGACATTCTGAGAATCGAATTTTGCATTATAAAGACATCACGGGCTGGGAAATCCAAAGAGCCTTAATTGCCAAAGCCCAAGAGCTCCCCAATATTGAAGTCTTAGAGCATCATTTTGCCATTGACCTTTTGACGCAGCATCATTTGGGCCGTTGGGTCACTCGGCTCAGTCCCAATATTGAGTGCTATGGTTGTTATGCCTTAAATTTAAAGACCAATCAGGCGGAGCGCATCTTGGCCAAAGCCACTGTTATGGCTTCTGGTGGTGCAGGACAAGTCTATAAATCGACCACCAATCCGACTATTGCCACAGGAGATGGCATGGCCATGACCTATCGGGCTAAGGGAAGAGTGCGAAATATGGAATTTGTGCAATTTCATCCTACAGCCCTTTATAATCCCGCTGGAGAAAATCCCGTTTTCTTGGTCTCTGAGGCGGTCCGTGGATTTGGAGGCATCTTAAAAGATGCCGAGGGCCAAGAATTCATGCAGAAATACGACCCTCGTAAATCCTTGGCCCCTCGTGATATTGTGGCCAGAGCCATTGACCAAGAGATGAAAAACAGTGGTTCCGACTGCATGTATTTGGATTGTCGACATTTGGAGCAAGAAGCTTTTTTGGCCCATTTCCCCAATATTTATGAGAAATGCAAAAGCATTGGCATTGATCCATTCGAACAAATGATTCCCGTAGTCCCAGCCTGCCATTACTTTTGTGGGGGCATTGAAACCGATGCTTGGGGACGCAGCTCTATTCATCGCCTTTATGCCTGTGGCGAATGCACCAGTACAGGCCTACATGGGGCCAACCGCCTAGCCTCCAACTCTTTGCTAGAGGGCCTCGTCTTTGCCGATCGCATTGCTAAAGATCTGGACCAAAAACTAGGAGAATGGGATTGGAAAGAGGGGATTCCCGCCTGGGAAGCCACAGGCAGCCAAGACCCCAAAGAATTGGTCCTCATTACCCAGAGCATGAAAGAGCTCAAAGAAATTATGAGTAGCTATGTGGGCATTGTACGCTCTAATTTGCGTTTGGAACGGGCCTTTTCTCGTTTGCGCCTACTCTACGAAGAGACCGAAGAACTGTATAACAAAAGTAGAATTTCGCCTGCGCTTTGCGAGCTGCGCAACCTGATTACCGTGGCCTATTTGGTCACTCGATCGGCAGCTATTCGTCGAGAAAGCCGGGGCTTACATTTTACGACGGATTATCCCAACCGACAAGAGTATTTGGATGATACTCGCCTCTAA